CCTCATCCGGTACAATCCCAATGTTcctcatcattttcatcaatttattAGCATCCCACGCTCTTCTCCTCTCAATCAAATGTTGAATTCTCACATTGAAAGTAGTAAGATTGGGCAAACAACCCCTCAAAACCATTAGATTCCACAGACCATTACTAATTTCAGATTGTCTATCCTTGTAAGAAGCCGAAATTAATGTCGTATAGGTAACCACATCTGGTTTTATTCCCAGTTTTTCCATCTCTAACATGAGAAGATAAGCTCTATTTAAAAAACCGAAATCACAAAACGCCTTAACAAGAATGTTAACAGAAATAATATCCAACTCAATATCGAATTTTTCAGGAGCTTCACTTAAAAATGCCTCAAGGGCTCCTAAATCACGGCTCTTCATCAAAACCTTAAGCACAGCATTAAAAGACTTAACAGTCCTAAGGCACCCATATAAGTGCATATCATAAAAAGTGTCAAGGGCATGCTTGATCATCTCAGCCTTACCATATAGCATTATGATCCTTATAATGAATCCTTCACGGCGTCCCTGTGGAAGTGTCTTCTGATGTTCAAGTAAATGCTCAATGTAATCAAAGCGACGAGCTCCAGCCAGTCGAGACACAGTGTCTTCGAAAGCAAATCGATTCTCAATCACAAGCCGATTGTGCGCATTTGCTTTAAAGAGATGGAACAGCTTTTCGGGGTCTCGTTCTGCTTTAAGCTTCACAAGGGCAGGTTCCTCGAGAGATTTTGAGTTCTGAACGTGATTCAATACAGCCGCAGTGGTGTCTGTAGATGGAATGACGGTAGCAGCATGGCAGAATCTGCGAATGGGTCGCAGAGAGAGCATGTTCTAGGCGTCTCCTCAGGAAGAAGAAACATACCCATCCATCAAAACCAAGATCTAAGTCATGTCCTTGAGAAAAATAGGCAGTGCCCCCAATTACAAACTGAAAAACTAAGAAGCAGCTGCTAATCCAAGAACGAAGCAGtgattttttaacaaattgaaaCACACCCAGAAGCGAAATCAGATAAAAACAAACTCGAAGAACAGCAATGTGAGCATAAACAGCGATAACGTGAAGAACGGCGGTGCAATAATCcagaaaataaataacagaGACAATAATAAGATTAGTTGAAAAGAAAGGCGATTCAGAGAAAGAAGTGAGATTGGAGTCTGAAGAACGGAAGAACTAAGGAAAGGGCTGGAAGCGGAGGAAAGGGTTGAAATTGGAGAGAGTGGGATATTGGTTGTGGGCTCCGTTTTCTGGTGGAGGTTTTTGGGGTTTAGGTTTTGTTAATGCAAATTGCCATTGTCTTTCAACTCAAAATTATAGAGATGAAGGTCCATCATAAGCTCTGTACGCCGCTCAAATAGGTAGCGGATATTAATGGTTATTAATCCATCAAAATTAATAGAGACtcaaaattaaccaaatatcAATCGCAAAACCAAAActcataaatttcaataacaaaatcGTGCTAAAACACATCTTTTCTCTcaaattcattcatttcatCTTATacgttcatttttcttttctaccatATCAAACGGTTAAAATTGTACTAATGAcgaaaaatggtaaaaattgTACTTTCGACTTCGTCGTTGATAATATAAATTGTATGCCATTTGAATTATGCTTGTGTTtgacatattatataaatatttacaatttattaaatgcaTAAAAGATTTCTTTAACAATGATCTAGGGAAACCTTGCAACTAGGGTCGACTTGATCACATGAAGGTTGAGATTAACTGTGGGCAAGGTTGATGAGAAGGTTATTTGGGTTTGGTACAATTAACTCATCTCTTCCCTTTCTTTAATGGGTCCTATGGTGTGTTTTAGGActcaaatttcaacattttgttgcCAAAATAGTTCTATCCTTCTAatccaaaatcatttttatataactATTCTCCGTTTCGTCATgttttataaacataaaaaaaccaaatgataGACTTAGGAGGGCTCAACATTTTGAATAGACATCTCTACATACAACCAATGTTTGAATATTGATATCATGGAAGTATATCAAGATCTTGATTCtatgaaaatatcaatgaaaattttgaaaaatttatagaaatggatgaaaatggtTAATAAAATTCTCGTACCATTTTCGATTATAATTTCTACGTAGTAAGAAGATATTTAGATGTCTATAATAAATGTATGCATAAATGTTGATGTATGCATAAATGTTGATGTATGCATAAATGTTGATGCTAGCACATAAATTTAGGGGGGAAATAGACAAATgattacaaataatataaatcttaggaagtaaaagaaaaaagaactcacatcattacaaaattgaagaacttgaacttaaaaaatatcaaagagtttgaaaatagAGATCAACTAAAATCTGCTTAAAGATTTTTGAAGTTGTTTACTACATTAcgtttcatttcttttcaatgcGATGTTCAATTACATAGAACTCTTCCACAGAAAGtgaatttttgaattttgaacaGACTGCAGGAGTGTTGTTCCGCCTAGCCTTTGAGTCATCTATTCCTCCTACATGTCTAAAACCCTTCTCTCTCGTATCAATCCCCTCCGCAACTGCAAACCGAAATCATCTCCCCCCTTCTCCATCCCTTTCAGAGGCGAAATCAAGAGGCTTGTTAATGACACCATTCAAATTCTCAAGTCCCACGAGAAATGGGAGCAATCCCTTCAAACCCATTTCACTGAATCCGATATACCCATCATAGACGTTACCCATTTCGTTTTAGACCGAATTAATGATGTAGAACTGGGTTTGAAGTTCTTTGATTGGGCGTCAAAGAATTCCCTCTCCGGTTCTTTAAATGGGACTTCCTACTCTTCGCTGTTAAAGCTACTATCGAGGTTTAGAGTGTTTCCGGAGATTGAGTTCACACTCgaagaaatgaaaactaaagaaaCCATCCCGACCCGTGAAGCGTTAAGTGATGTACTATGCGCATATGCGGATGTTGGGTTGGTTGATAAAGCTCTTGAGGTTTATCATGGCGTCGTCAAGTTGCACAACAGTCTTCCAAGTACGTATGCTTGCAATTCCTTGCTTAATTTGCTCGTTAAACACCGTAGGATTGAAACTGCACACCAACTGTATGATGAAATGATTGATAGAGATAATGGGGATGACATTTGTGTGGATAATTATACCACTTCTATCATGGTGAAGGGCTTATGTTTGAAAGGTAGAATTGAGGATGGTATAAAGCTGATTGAATCTAGATGGGGGAAAGGATGTGTACCCAACATTGTGTTTTACAATACACTCATTGATGGATATTGCAAGAAAGGTGAGGTTGAAAGTGCGTATAaactttttaagaaattgaagaTGAAAGGATTTATTCCTACGTTACAAACTTTTGGTTCTTTGGTAAATGGTTTTTGCAAGATGGGAATGTTTGAAGCTATTGATCTTCTTTTGTTGGAAATGAAAGACAGGGGCTTGAGTGTAAATGTTCAGATGTATAATAACATTATTGATGCTCGATATAAGCTCGGTTTTGATATTAAAGCAAAGGATACACTTAAAGAAATGTCTGAGAATTGCTGTGAACCAGATCTTGTGACTTATAATACTCTAATAAACCATTTCTGTAGCAGGGGGGAGGTCGAGGAAGCTGAGAAGCTCTTGGAACAAACAATAAGAAGAGGATTGGCACCGAATAAGCTCACTTATACCCCTCTTGTTCATGGGTACTGTAAACAAGGGGAATATACTAAGGCCACAGATTATCTTATTGAGATGTCAACAAGTGGGCTTGAAGTTGATATGATTTCGTATGGAGCTTTAATCCATGGACTTGTTGTTGCAGGGGAAGTCGATACTGCATTGACAATCCGCGACAGAATGATGAACCGAGGAATCTTGCCTGATGCGAATATCTACAATGTTTTGATGAATGGACTTTTCAAGAAAGGGAAACTTTCCATGGCAAAGGTGATGCTTACTGAGATGCTTGACCAAAATATAGCTCCTGATGCATTTGTTTATGCTACTTTAGTGGATGGGTTCATTAGGCATGGCAACCTTGATGAGGCCAAGAAACTCTTTCAGCTCATTATTGAAAAGGGTCTAGACCCCGGTGTTGTTGGATATAATGTCATGATCAAAGGTTTCTCAAAATCTGGGATGATGGACAATGCAATTTTATGCATTGATAAAATGCGGCGTGCACATCATGTTCCTGACATATTTACTTTCTCCACCATAATTGACGGATACGTAAAACAACACAACATGAATGCTGTGCTGAAGATCTTTGGACTGATGGTGAAGCAGAACTGCAAGCCTAACGTTGTTACTTACACCTCTTTGATCAATGGATATTGCCGCAAAGGGGAAACTAAGATGGCTGAAAAACTTTTTAGCATGATGCGATCTCATGGGTTGAAGCCTAGTGTTGTGACATACAGTATACTTATAGGAAGCTTTTGCAAAGAAGCTAAGCTTGGAAAAGCTGTGTCATATTTTGAGCTAATGTTGATTAACAAATGCACTCCTAATGATGCTGCATTTCATTATCTAGTCAATGggtttacaaatacaaaagcTACTGCAGTTTCAAGAGAACCAAATAATCTTCATGAAAATTCCAGATCGATGTTTGAGGACTTCTTTTCGAGAATGATAGGTGATGGATGGACGCAAAAGGCTGCTGCTTACAATTGTATTCTCATTTGCCTTTGTCAGCAAAGAATGGTTAAAACTGCCTTGCAATTGCGCAATAAAATGCTGGCTTTTGGACTTTGTTCTGATGCTGTTTCTTTTGTTGCATTGATACATGGCATTTGCTTGGAAGGAAACTCAAAAGAGTGGAGGAACATGATTTCTTGTGATTTGAATGAAGGAGAACTTCAAATTGCCTTGAAATACTCACTTGAACTAGACAAGTTCATACCTGAGGGAGGTATTTCTGAGGCTTCAGGCATTTTGCAGGCTATGATTAAGGGTTACGTGTCTCCTAATCAGGATTTGAACAATTTGAAGGAGCCAAATATGGAGAATGGTAAGGAACTGAGATAGCTCAACCTGTacaactaaaagaaatttgaactAATTTATGCTGGCCCTATCGTGAGTTGGGTTTCAGCAGTGACGTAGCTCAGATAGTTAGATGGCAGCAGTCAGGCCATTTTCACATCCTGGCTTATAGGTATTGGCAAACAAAAGCTAGGGAGCCCAGGCATGACATTGGATTGAGCATTTCTAGGTTTTATGTTGGATTCTATGTTGTATAccaaatgagaaaattttatttaaaagttgtgaATACAAGTAGATAAGTACTTTATTTACAGTTGAAAAGCAAACTAATCATAGgcctaattaataaaaaactaatacTAATCCTAATAAATTAAGGATTTGATCCTAATACCCTAATTCCTACTACAATATTCTATCCCTAGAAAAATTATTCTcgacttttaaaataaaaatgaaggtaaaaatAAGAATGTAAATCACTTGAACAGAAACAAGtctgaaaaacaaatttcaacgTCCAAGTTTCACGAGTCGAGCCAAGATTTGCCTTTTTAAACGGTATGAATCTTTTATAGCAAATCACCATGTATTACCAAATCACCATGTATCTATCGAAGTATGTGGTAAAATATATGCAGACTCCTCAAGGAATGGAGAAAAACGGTTTTGATATAACTTTGATCTTGGTTGGTCTGGAACGATTCTTGGTAAATCTTGCAAATTTTTTTGCCACCATAGGTGTTGATTCTCTTGTCTTTTGGTAATTGTGGTCTGGCTTATTTTTGCTCTATTCTCTTCAACCAAACGaatcttctttttccctttttcattGGTGTTTATTTTCGATCACCTTTGTCTTGTTGACAATTTCGCTTAAGTAAACAAATGTAATTTTGCGTGGGTTTCTCAAATTTTCCTCCAAATTAGGTTGCACCCTTcccattttgaaaatagttttacttttttttcttctttcaaaatgaGCTATTCCTTGAacatttttaccttttttactctgctcatcttcttcattttttgtttattgtgtTGTCAAATTAAGATTGCTGTCTAGCCATTTGTAGATTCTTCATGGAAAATCATTCAATGTTTCAGGACCAGCTGCAACTTTCAACTTAAACTCGAGGACGAGTTTTATCCTCGGGGAGGGAAAttgatgtaattaattttatttagtctTCTTAATCGTTAAGACTTAGTTTTCTAATTACTTTTCAGTTCTCTAATTTTCTTagtttaatttccttttcaattccCTAATTGTCTTAGTTAAGGATTTAGtttcctttttagttttaggttAAACCTATAAAATTAGGCTATAAAGAGAtcgtaattttttaaaagaaacaaattttctcAGATTTGATTTGAGTTGCATCATTCTACATTGTTTAGACGCAAAAGTTTCACTCTGTAGTGATTTTGGTGGGTCATATCAGTTGCAAGGCTGTTTCTAACGTATGTAACTCAGATTACAGGGAAGTAAATCTCATTTGAGTGAATGGAAGATGACAGATTGAGTCTGTTGACTGCTTTGCTAGGAGGTTGCTATCTGCTCAAAATCCAGATCGTAGAGTTTCGGAAGGTGGAAACCAAGGAGAATTCTTCTCTGTTGACTGATTTTCAATTACCCTTCTGGATTTTCAAGCAAAGATAGATTTTTTAGTCCCTTCCTCTCTCCAAATAGAAACGTTCTTCATAAAAGGGAcgaaacaaatatttattcattgtattttaaaagGAGTTTGTTGTACAGTCCTGGAACCCCCCACTCCTGGTGTTACACCAGAACGAGTAAAAACTTTGGTCTATTGGGTAAGAAGTGTTAAAAGAAACGGCTAGTATATTAGCACAAAACTATGGCAagtcaagaaaacataaagttGCTCTGGCCTTATGAGAAACCGAATCacaaataaattacaaaaagccCGTACTTGGATGATTGGTGCAATTTAATCTTTCTTCAGTCACTTTCATGCTCtgtctcttcattttttaacatCGACTGAGCCTCGCGACGTTTTCCACCACTCATCAGGTTGGCAAGCTCTTGTATGGAGCAAGAAGTGCTTCGTTTCATCTTGTCACCAAGTATCGCAACCTGATCCTTGAACCCTATCCCCAGAAGTCGGTCCCTCAACAACTCAACAGTAGCGATATATGGAGGTATTCCCTCATCAATCATCATTTCAAAGTACTTACATGCTTCTTCTaacttccattttttcttgcAGAAACCATGAATCATGACAGCATAAGTTGAAACAGAAGGGTAAAATCCTCTCTTTCCCATACTCTCCCACACTTCATTGGCTCTGTCAAATCTTCCCACCCTTACTAGCAATTTCAGAACCATATTGTAAGTATGTTTATCTGGAACACATTTGTCCCTATCCATTCTCTTTACCAAGTTAAGAGCACTATTGACCTCGCTATGATCACAATGATAAGCTTGGATTGCATTGTAGGACCATGTATCTGGAGTAACTCCTCTCTCAATCATTTCGTCCAAAATTTGGTAAGCTTCTTCCACGTTTTGATCTTTACAAAGCTTCTTGATAACACAATTATAAGTAAACACATTAGGAAGAAGGTTTTTCCTCTTCGTTCTTTCTAAGACCCTATAAACCGTATGCAAATCATTTTCTTGACAACTTGAGCGGATGAAAATTGAATACGTATCAGCATCTGGGTCAACGCCATTTGAATCCATCTCCAGAAACATCTTGTACGCTTCATCCCTTTTCCCACCTTTGCACAGAGCTTCCAAGAGACTATTGTAAGCAAGCACATCAATCAAACAACCTCGTTCCcgcatttcatcaaacacctTCTGGGCATTGTTTGAATCACCCACAACGCCCCAACCCCTAGTCAAAATGCTGTAAGTTTTCACACTCGGATTAAACACACTCTTAACTTTATCAAAAAACTGTTGAGCATGAGCCACATGTTTCCTCTTGCATAGAGTATACAAGAGCTTATCAAGATCATCAACACCAGCCCTAATCCCAAACTCCCCCATTCGATTGAAAGCTCGAATGGCATCTTGAGGCAAATCAGCCCTGCTATAAGCTGTGAAAACATGCCAGAAAAGTTCATGGGTAATCACAGAGGACCGAGTCTCCCTTATTTCTATAAGAAAATCCCACAAAATAGCGAATTGTCCACTGCTTCCCAAGATGTCAACGACAATATGATAGCTGTCGTCGCTGGGTTCAAAACCCGGAATTCGTTTAGCCCAGAGGAAGAACCTGTGAGCGGAGAAAGCAATATTCTTGCACCTTTTGAGAACCTGCTCGACGAGGTCAGTGGATACATTGGAGGAGAAGGAGGAGAGGCCGACTTCCAAGTCATGGTGAGGATTTCTACGGTCGCTGAGGATGCGAGATATCTCACTGACGAGAAATGGAAGTGTTGGGTCTGATCCTGCACGTGCTTCTGTAGCGAAAGAAGTGAATGAGCGTTGGTGAGCGAAACGATTGGTTCTTaagagagaggagaagagtGAAATAGAGATGCGGAATTTGGAGGAACAGGCTCTAATGGCCATTACAGAGATTGGTTACAAAGAACAGTGGTCAGCATTCTTCttgaaatttggaatttgaagGAGAAGGCTCTTCGAATGAGTGAAAGAGAGTGCGAGAGCATGTTCTGGGTGTCTCCTAGGAAGAAGTAAAATAACCATTGATCAAAATCAAGACGTAAGTCGTGTTCTTGAGAAAAATAGCTATAGCTTCCAACTACAAACTGGAAAACGGAGAAGCGGCTACCGATTCAATAATGAAGAAGTGGCTTTTGACAAATTGAAACACACCCAGATGAGAAATCCGGTGAAAGTATGAACCAACAGGAGGAAAGgtgtgaaatttgaaagacACCTTCGTTCGTCATGGAATGTAAAATACCACTTTTACCCTCAATATTTGATCCTTTGTGTTTCCTACCTCTCTTTTGTCATTTgggatttgaaaaaaaacatatttatttataacatatttgttattacgaatatttttctaactttttttcacATCATTTTGTGATTATAACTaaacttcttcaactttcccattttatatattttcactGTGTTACCATTTTAAATGGgatttatgttttttagaGTTTTAcactcaaaatttatttaagtaaACAACCACTAAATTCATACGATCATAATTCAAACTTCtgaatcattaaaaaaaataatcataaaaaaaacaattaacaatATTCACTCTAACATTActagattatttttaaatattgcaaatatcACCGTCTATTTATGATAAACTGCAATAGAACGAGATAATATCATAATAAACACACATAATAATCTATCGTTGAGaataaattgtgatatttgtaaatattttaagtagtTTCCCatttaaaataggaaaaatttTCCTAGTTTATTTGATTGACTCCAATAGTTTTTATAAGCAACTTcattcaattaataaatttgattttgtttccaTAAGACCAAACACATCCTCCAAATCCCTTTGTAATTCTCATTCTAGTTCTACTTTCAATTCTGTCATCCAAAATCCAAGTGGTCATAGGTGGCAAGACATATATGCTCATCAGATCAATAAAGTATGTAAAAGCCGAACCGAGTTTTCGATACAATTCTAGTTCTAGTTTTTCATGAGAAATACTTGATAATGTATGGgtaaacaaaaacagaacTAAGGGAAGTTAAAGGgctaacaaaagaaaagtcgGATATCCAATATACAAAGTACTTGTGGAGATCTTTCCGTTTACCTAACCTTTGCTACTTAAGTTTGCTCTTAGTCCTTTGAAGTTATGACAAGAAGCCCCAACGCTCCAATGAGAATATACTgcaaacaagaaacaaaatgaaaattatttccaACTCTTATATTGTACCAAGCATACGCATCATCAAATATGAGCGGCTACCGGAAGAGCAAAATTTTGACAATGATTTCAAGAAATGCAGAAAAATACATCCTGCGTACATGAGTGTAAAGAGAGATTTCGTAGGGAATTCAAAAACGTATAATTGGAGTGCATCCTAATATAGGAACAGCTACCTTTAtagtagtttttctttttaaaaaaagaaaaaaaaatgttcaaaaacCAAGATGTCAAGGATTTCAATCCATTACATGCATTTTGGAAAAGGTTTTGTCTATCTCGAGAAGATAAGACCAATTGTACGTTATAGGGTTTTCAGTGCAGAAACTTGAATCCAGGACCCATGGAGGGTAAATCCAAGGTTCAAGCATTCAAGCTTGGGCGCCTTAGtggtcaaaatgttgactttcaaatttcttttcaattgtGGAAATGCATAAGATTATGTGAAACAACAAAACTGTTGGGAGGAAGTAGTCAACCATGAGCACGAACCTTAATAATCGGTTTCTCGGTCATAATAATAGTCACCCAGCCAACATAAGGTAAAAATCTGAAGAAGCCAACACAAACATTAGCATAAATGCACCTATCCATACCCTTGAATGGCAGAAATAAATGAATCCAATGAGGGAATAAGTTCATTGTTCTCACCCAACAGCCCTTCCCATGATATGATGGCGCTGAAGCCAAAGCTGACCTTGAGCATATAAAAGTCTATCATCCCCATAGTTATTATCACCTAATAGAAAGTATAAGAAAGGGTGAGTACTTTAAGATAACAGGAGTTGATTGGATTTATGAAACTTTGAGCATGCATATTCAAATTTGTGAATCACAAAAGAATTAGGTCAGCTTCATACTTTACCTTATAAAAAGACAATTCATATGTTCAAAAGCTTGGATAATAAAACATACTATAAACATCTCTAGTTATTCTAATATTAAGAGCAGGCACCTTTGGTAAGAACATCAACTTCTCCTGTATCTGGTCGCTCATGAACCTGAGAAAACGATTAGATTAAGGGTAAACAAATCATAGAGTGGACTGTGAGTTAATACGATTTTaccaaataaaagaagatacagttaatccaaacaaaatattgagaTAATGTAGGGCAGCAGATATATGTTTACAATTGAGATAGAAAAGAACGGTATGAAATTTCACAGACTAAGATGAAAACAACATAGCATATATTATGTTAGGAAGTTAAGTTTCATAATCTGTGAAGTGCGAAATGactatttattataattttaacgTCCACACTTTTCGATAGAAATGTTGCTCATCTCATTTCCACCCACCAAAAACTGAAGtagataaatataatagaaCATAATGctaattcaaataacaaacataaaataccaaatatatgTGAAATGCATATAGTAAATTGATTAAGTGTGAAGACAGGATACTGAAACATTGTGTAACAAGATCCTAATAGAATTTAGGTGACAAGATCATCTTTGAAAGATGCTTACCTTAATTACACGATGAACAATTGGAATTTCACGACCCTAcacatgattaaaaaaaaaatcctcttagaaaaatattagcaacaaaagtgaaacaataaaatatacatagaTTACAAACATAATCACAAGAACTATACCCCTTCAGAGCACTGCACTTACATCGACATTAAAGACAACAATCTCTCCTGCACGGATAGGATCCTTACTCATGTGTAAGAATAAGATATCCCCCTGCATTTGATATGAATGAAGAAAGTTACATGatgaaatcaaactttaaCTGATAAAGCTAAAATGCAGCCAGTTTATAATGATCATATTATCCTTTTTCACCAAGGGAAGCAAAAAATATCAGTTTAGAATAATAAGACACTTCATAAACTCGAGAATGCCAaggagtttttaaaatgttatagaaCCACCAAAAGATGACTAGCAGACACACAAACATCCCCATCTTAGAATCAATATAACACTGGAAAAACGATAGACCAATGTGCTAACATAACCGTActagaatcaaaattatattccaCTTTTCTGAATCGTTGTCAAACTACACCAAGAAACAAATCCTTAGAATTCAATACTTGGAAATAAGAGAATTGAATGTTTGgtaaaacataattaaaagtaaaatttacaAGGAAAATAAATCTCAATGGACAATGTATTTAATGGAGAAACCAAAAGATGTTCCATTAGCAAACTTAAAAAATCTGTCACAGCTATCATCTTACCCTCTTAAATCCAGGTTCCATACTCCCTGaaagaacaacaacaacagGAGACTCGCTACCAGTAATGCACATCAATGCCTTCCATATTATGAGGGCAGATGTTACAATCATGcctgaaaagaaaattacaaaactacTCATTTTCAACCCAAGAATCTTCACAATAACACCTTTCATATAAAACGTCAGTAATAGTTAACTCAGACAGGCTAAAACATGGATTTATTTGGCATCAGGGGTCCATTTATTCTAATAATATCCTCCATGTGGAAAAACTTTCAGCGACGAGCCCAAACGAAAAAAGCAAATATTAATCTCCCAAGACATATGAAATCCTTCAAGCAAGATCCTTAatcatacaataaaaaatgacaacaTATTCTTGAAAATGACAACAATTCGCTTTCCCGTTTCCttaaggaaaacaaaattcgAAAGCCAAATTGGACAAGAACCACTGAAAATCTGTTCATTGGAATCATAAATTAGCGGATAAACTAAAACCCTCCTCGacccaattttaaattttgcacaTTAAATACAAAGAAACAGGTAGGTGTGATTTGTGAAACTCATTCTCCGAAGATCCAAGCGCCAAAAGAAACCAACATCTCAAAATTTAATCACAGCCCACAATATCATTTCTCCCCAGAAGGATCAAGATCCACAGAACAACCGTGAAAAGCTcgataaagagagagagagagagagagagagctaaCCGAGACTGACGGCCTGGGAGAGAACCTGACGAATCTGAAGAGATTTGATGGAATCCATAGTTTCTCCGATCCACCCCATTGGCCACTTCTCTGTGTTGCTTGAAATTCTGCTTCcggttttcctttttacttcAAAATCTC
This is a stretch of genomic DNA from Cucumis sativus cultivar 9930 chromosome 4, Cucumber_9930_V3, whole genome shotgun sequence. It encodes these proteins:
- the LOC101212189 gene encoding pentatricopeptide repeat-containing protein At1g52620 encodes the protein MSKTLLSRINPLRNCKPKSSPPFSIPFRGEIKRLVNDTIQILKSHEKWEQSLQTHFTESDIPIIDVTHFVLDRINDVELGLKFFDWASKNSLSGSLNGTSYSSLLKLLSRFRVFPEIEFTLEEMKTKETIPTREALSDVLCAYADVGLVDKALEVYHGVVKLHNSLPSTYACNSLLNLLVKHRRIETAHQLYDEMIDRDNGDDICVDNYTTSIMVKGLCLKGRIEDGIKLIESRWGKGCVPNIVFYNTLIDGYCKKGEVESAYKLFKKLKMKGFIPTLQTFGSLVNGFCKMGMFEAIDLLLLEMKDRGLSVNVQMYNNIIDARYKLGFDIKAKDTLKEMSENCCEPDLVTYNTLINHFCSRGEVEEAEKLLEQTIRRGLAPNKLTYTPLVHGYCKQGEYTKATDYLIEMSTSGLEVDMISYGALIHGLVVAGEVDTALTIRDRMMNRGILPDANIYNVLMNGLFKKGKLSMAKVMLTEMLDQNIAPDAFVYATLVDGFIRHGNLDEAKKLFQLIIEKGLDPGVVGYNVMIKGFSKSGMMDNAILCIDKMRRAHHVPDIFTFSTIIDGYVKQHNMNAVLKIFGLMVKQNCKPNVVTYTSLINGYCRKGETKMAEKLFSMMRSHGLKPSVVTYSILIGSFCKEAKLGKAVSYFELMLINKCTPNDAAFHYLVNGFTNTKATAVSREPNNLHENSRSMFEDFFSRMIGDGWTQKAAAYNCILICLCQQRMVKTALQLRNKMLAFGLCSDAVSFVALIHGICLEGNSKEWRNMISCDLNEGELQIALKYSLELDKFIPEGGISEASGILQAMIKGYVSPNQDLNNLKEPNMENGKELR
- the LOC101211947 gene encoding pentatricopeptide repeat-containing protein At1g52640, mitochondrial produces the protein MAIRACSSKFRISISLFSSLLRTNRFAHQRSFTSFATEARAGSDPTLPFLVSEISRILSDRRNPHHDLEVGLSSFSSNVSTDLVEQVLKRCKNIAFSAHRFFLWAKRIPGFEPSDDSYHIVVDILGSSGQFAILWDFLIEIRETRSSVITHELFWHVFTAYSRADLPQDAIRAFNRMGEFGIRAGVDDLDKLLYTLCKRKHVAHAQQFFDKVKSVFNPSVKTYSILTRGWGVVGDSNNAQKVFDEMRERGCLIDVLAYNSLLEALCKGGKRDEAYKMFLEMDSNGVDPDADTYSIFIRSSCQENDLHTVYRVLERTKRKNLLPNVFTYNCVIKKLCKDQNVEEAYQILDEMIERGVTPDTWSYNAIQAYHCDHSEVNSALNLVKRMDRDKCVPDKHTYNMVLKLLVRVGRFDRANEVWESMGKRGFYPSVSTYAVMIHGFCKKKWKLEEACKYFEMMIDEGIPPYIATVELLRDRLLGIGFKDQVAILGDKMKRSTSCSIQELANLMSGGKRREAQSMLKNEETEHESD
- the LOC101216204 gene encoding pentatricopeptide repeat-containing protein At1g80150, mitochondrial — encoded protein: MLSLRPIRRFCHAATVIPSTDTTAAVLNHVQNSKSLEEPALVKLKAERDPEKLFHLFKANAHNRLVIENRFAFEDTVSRLAGARRFDYIEHLLEHQKTLPQGRREGFIIRIIMLYGKAEMIKHALDTFYDMHLYGCLRTVKSFNAVLKVLMKSRDLGALEAFLSEAPEKFDIELDIISVNILVKAFCDFGFLNRAYLLMLEMEKLGIKPDVVTYTTLISASYKDRQSEISNGLWNLMVLRGCLPNLTTFNVRIQHLIERRRAWDANKLMKMMRNIGIVPDEVTYNLVIKGFCQAGLLDMAKRVYSALHGSGYKPNVKIYQTMIHYLCKSEDFNLAHTICKDAMNKNWFPNIDTIHSLLKGLNKMGEAGKAQLILALARKRVPPFSKNQLEALNTTLANS
- the LOC101215961 gene encoding signal peptidase complex catalytic subunit SEC11A, giving the protein MGWIGETMDSIKSLQIRQVLSQAVSLGMIVTSALIIWKALMCITGSESPVVVVLSGSMEPGFKRGDILFLHMSKDPIRAGEIVVFNVDGREIPIVHRVIKVHERPDTGEVDVLTKGDNNYGDDRLLYAQGQLWLQRHHIMGRAVGFLPYVGWVTIIMTEKPIIKYILIGALGLLVITSKD